In a genomic window of Syntrophales bacterium:
- a CDS encoding acetyl-CoA hydrolase/transferase C-terminal domain-containing protein: protein MTTPVQQKIRDKKRTPEQIAEMVKSGDWINHGSTGGDSTVCTEAVARRLGDGPGRLKDIEFWMHAMFYPHPELQQIDPHQEFHTIHEFFFFPWNRKARDTNNVTDWAQWGWAYGMHAHHYRFANAIKEKRGMDWWFNATTAPDEHGYFNMSYGTNNCNIFRQTAKKIVFEVRSDYPWAEGGRYNTIHIDDIDYWVEVDCEKHMWPQVNEKAIQPSSVEQEIAKNVMQIMRDRDIIQLGIGSLPSACVAAMADAGFKDLGVHTEMMNFGLIKMIESGQVTNAYKSLDRGKSVYTFAFPVDVKWYYDTIHRNQSMAVYDIDYTNNLNVLTRIDNMISINNCVAVDLLGQISTGFYEKRPISSTGGFFQFHVFCAQSRGGRGVAAMTSRSKHGTARIVPFLPTGSTVDVPAQFANYVCTEFGMVNLRGLSGYERAAALISIAHPDDREWLEKEARTNGLLPPKFPVSMLPAEGGGRRYPAYEERRNYKIPMGSAVWGYDWDQGYQSGK from the coding sequence ATGACGACACCGGTTCAGCAGAAGATCAGGGACAAGAAAAGGACACCCGAACAGATCGCGGAGATGGTCAAGTCGGGAGACTGGATCAACCACGGAAGCACCGGCGGCGACTCCACGGTCTGCACCGAGGCGGTAGCCAGGCGGCTGGGCGACGGCCCCGGCCGGTTGAAAGACATCGAGTTCTGGATGCATGCAATGTTCTATCCCCATCCGGAGCTTCAACAGATCGATCCCCACCAGGAATTTCACACCATCCATGAATTCTTCTTTTTCCCCTGGAACCGCAAGGCTCGGGACACGAACAACGTCACCGACTGGGCCCAGTGGGGCTGGGCCTACGGAATGCACGCCCATCACTACCGGTTTGCCAACGCCATCAAGGAGAAGCGCGGGATGGACTGGTGGTTCAACGCGACGACGGCCCCAGACGAGCACGGCTATTTCAACATGTCCTATGGGACGAACAACTGCAACATCTTCCGGCAGACCGCCAAGAAGATCGTCTTCGAGGTGCGCTCCGACTACCCCTGGGCGGAAGGCGGCCGCTACAACACGATCCACATCGACGACATCGACTACTGGGTCGAGGTGGACTGTGAAAAGCATATGTGGCCCCAGGTGAACGAGAAGGCCATCCAACCCAGCTCCGTCGAGCAGGAGATCGCGAAGAACGTCATGCAGATCATGCGGGACCGGGACATCATCCAGCTCGGCATCGGTTCGCTGCCCTCGGCCTGCGTCGCCGCCATGGCGGATGCCGGGTTCAAGGACCTGGGCGTCCACACGGAGATGATGAACTTCGGCCTCATCAAGATGATCGAGTCCGGCCAGGTGACGAATGCCTATAAGAGCCTCGACCGGGGCAAGAGCGTCTACACCTTCGCCTTCCCCGTGGATGTGAAGTGGTACTACGACACGATCCACCGGAACCAGTCCATGGCCGTCTACGATATCGACTACACGAACAACCTGAACGTCCTGACCCGGATCGACAACATGATCTCGATCAACAACTGCGTGGCCGTCGATCTCCTGGGCCAGATCTCCACGGGCTTCTATGAAAAGCGCCCGATTTCATCCACGGGTGGCTTCTTCCAGTTCCATGTATTCTGCGCCCAGTCCCGGGGCGGCCGCGGCGTCGCGGCCATGACGTCCCGGAGCAAGCACGGCACCGCCCGCATCGTACCGTTCCTTCCAACGGGCTCGACGGTGGACGTGCCGGCCCAGTTTGCCAATTACGTCTGCACCGAGTTCGGCATGGTGAATCTCCGCGGCTTGAGCGGCTACGAGCGTGCGGCGGCGCTGATCTCCATCGCCCACCCGGACGACCGGGAATGGCTGGAGAAGGAAGCCCGTACGAACGGCCTCCTGCCGCCAAAGTTCCCCGTCTCCATGCTGCCGGCAGAGGGCGGAGGGCGCCGTTACCCGGCCTACGAGGAGCGCCGCAATTACAAGATCCCCATGGGAAGCGCCGTCTGGGGCTACGATTGGGATCAGGGATACCAGAGCGGAAAGTAG
- a CDS encoding 3-hydroxyacyl-CoA dehydrogenase family protein, with translation MEGAEGWKVAVLGGGGVIGSSWATNFLWRDLPVNVYDIHNDCLQTARKRIEANLDFLVNKGVLNPDEKEGALGRASYTTCLEEALSGVDFVQEAAPDDFEVKRDLLAEVDRYASPDAIFASSTSGLFITEIAADSAFPERCIVAHPYNPAHLIPLVEIGKGRETSEETVQKTCDFFHSIGKAPIVLRKEAFGFIANRLAAALYREAVDLVMCGACSLEDVDKAISLGPGIRYFLTGPNLGYHLNGGMHGIRGLLTRIGPAVEWWWEDMATWYKWPTGWMDKAHEEVLQAIEKRDPSTGRTPEEISRWRDDGLLMILRYINRI, from the coding sequence ATGGAAGGAGCAGAAGGCTGGAAGGTGGCGGTGTTGGGGGGCGGCGGTGTCATTGGGTCGAGCTGGGCGACCAACTTTCTCTGGAGAGACCTGCCCGTCAATGTCTACGACATCCATAATGACTGCCTGCAGACCGCACGGAAGCGGATCGAGGCCAACCTGGACTTTCTCGTCAACAAGGGCGTTCTGAATCCCGATGAGAAGGAGGGAGCCCTGGGGAGGGCGTCTTATACAACCTGCCTCGAAGAGGCGCTCTCGGGTGTCGATTTTGTTCAGGAAGCCGCGCCGGACGACTTTGAGGTCAAGCGGGATCTTCTGGCGGAAGTGGATCGATACGCCTCCCCGGACGCCATCTTCGCCAGCAGTACCTCCGGGCTATTCATCACGGAAATCGCTGCGGATTCGGCCTTTCCCGAGCGGTGCATCGTGGCGCATCCGTACAATCCGGCCCACCTGATTCCTCTCGTCGAGATCGGGAAGGGAAGGGAGACATCGGAGGAGACCGTACAAAAGACATGTGATTTCTTCCACTCCATCGGGAAGGCACCCATTGTGCTCAGGAAGGAAGCCTTCGGCTTCATCGCCAACAGGCTTGCCGCTGCCCTCTACCGGGAGGCCGTCGACCTGGTCATGTGCGGCGCATGCTCCCTGGAGGACGTGGACAAGGCCATCAGCTTAGGGCCGGGGATTCGCTACTTTCTGACGGGGCCGAATCTGGGCTACCATCTCAATGGCGGCATGCATGGAATCCGGGGGTTGCTGACGCGAATCGGTCCGGCGGTGGAGTGGTGGTGGGAGGACATGGCCACCTGGTACAAATGGCCCACCGGCTGGATGGACAAGGCTCACGAAGAAGTGCTGCAGGCCATCGAGAAGCGGGATCCATCCACGGGCCGGACCCCGGAGGAGATCAGCCGCTGGCGGGATGACGGGCTCCTGATGATTCTCAGGTACATCAACAGGATCTGA